Proteins encoded in a region of the Vicinamibacteria bacterium genome:
- a CDS encoding tetratricopeptide repeat protein yields the protein MSPGPFLVAVLLVGGGVAPEEPFDPTTVALAEARALVDEGKPAAALERLRGLDAGDPRVACLQGVAYYHGDDPLHAIERLRPVVEKLPADSTAGREAAQVLGLSLYLAGRLPESIPYLERTRAWAADNSELLFVLGNAYIQTRHPDQAREALARLYRVSPDSAAAHLLTGQMMVRLEFEEMADAELRKAVEKDPRLPQARYLLAQAAIFRARFDEAVALLEKELEVNPGNAMAFYRLGDAYTRQNKWEEATTALQKSIWLNPYFSGPYILLGRAYMKKGQPTTAEGMLRRAIAYDPNNKSAHYLLGQLLQQGGHPDEARKELELAERLQGDKEPR from the coding sequence GTGAGCCCGGGGCCCTTCCTCGTGGCCGTCCTGCTGGTTGGCGGCGGGGTCGCCCCGGAGGAGCCGTTCGACCCCACGACGGTGGCGCTCGCCGAGGCTCGCGCCCTCGTCGACGAGGGCAAGCCCGCGGCCGCCCTGGAGCGGCTGAGGGGGCTGGACGCGGGGGACCCGCGCGTGGCCTGCCTGCAGGGTGTCGCCTATTACCACGGCGACGATCCCCTCCACGCCATCGAGCGCCTGCGGCCCGTCGTCGAGAAGCTGCCCGCGGACTCGACCGCGGGCCGCGAGGCCGCCCAAGTCCTCGGCCTGTCGCTCTACCTCGCCGGCCGCCTTCCCGAGTCCATTCCCTACCTGGAGCGGACCCGGGCCTGGGCCGCCGACAACAGCGAGCTGCTCTTCGTGCTCGGCAACGCCTACATCCAGACCCGCCACCCGGATCAGGCCCGCGAGGCCCTGGCCCGCCTCTACCGCGTCAGCCCGGACTCGGCCGCGGCCCACCTTCTCACCGGCCAGATGATGGTCCGCCTGGAGTTCGAGGAGATGGCGGACGCGGAGCTGCGCAAGGCGGTGGAGAAGGATCCCCGCCTGCCCCAGGCCCGCTACCTCCTGGCCCAGGCCGCCATTTTCCGGGCCCGCTTCGACGAGGCGGTGGCCCTGCTCGAGAAGGAGCTCGAGGTCAACCCCGGCAACGCCATGGCCTTCTACCGTCTGGGCGACGCCTACACCCGCCAGAACAAGTGGGAGGAGGCGACCACCGCCCTCCAGAAGTCGATCTGGCTCAACCCCTATTTCAGCGGCCCCTACATACTCCTGGGCCGCGCATACATGAAGAAAGGCCAGCCTACGACCGCGGAGGGGATGCTGCGGCGGGCCATCGCCTACGACCCCAACAACAAGTCCGCGCACTACCTCCTGGGCCAGCTGCTCCAACAGGGGGGCCACCCGGACGAGGCCCGCAAGGAGCTGGAGCTCGCGGAGCGGCTCCAGGGCGATAAGGAGCCCCGGTGA
- a CDS encoding tetratricopeptide repeat protein, whose translation MLPAHAWLPLQWILLLGPLASPANSSEAPPPSRPAAAPTRAQSLVREGLKLLEADELVPAQAKLEEALVLDPERPEAHYGLGFIHERKGELEAARASYEAALRGNPRMAEAHDRRGFVLGQLDRVEEAIAEFKSAVALKPDLFDAQYHLGATLWWTKKPEARGPLERAVTLRPDHAEARFYLALVLKQDGDLAKAVEHLRRVVKTSPRLGPARLQLGLALQEQGDLPDAVAELRKALELDPLSAEAANSLGLALIQKGEADEAVTTLQALVARHPDFLVGRHNLGSALLQRADLDGAIAVYRDLAQRAPDNAEAFYNLGLALKQKDDFKAAEAELRTAMALDPKLPEAPYTLAVMLWQTGRPAEALPLLQRVIDLKPDYAEAHFVLGTVLKQQGDAEAALKEFRETIKYQPSSAEAHLSLGQVLQQKKDATGAAAAFNEADRLRRKKADAQAAALAVGVGLQRLKSRDPAGAMDRFREAVRLDPENAQAHFQLALALAATGAREEARAHFQTAHRLAPYLQAPEPARP comes from the coding sequence ATGCTTCCTGCCCATGCTTGGCTTCCCCTGCAGTGGATCCTGCTCCTCGGCCCCCTGGCCAGTCCCGCCAACTCGTCGGAAGCCCCCCCGCCGAGCCGCCCCGCCGCCGCCCCCACGCGCGCGCAGTCCCTGGTGAGGGAGGGGCTGAAGCTGCTCGAGGCGGACGAGTTGGTTCCCGCCCAGGCCAAGCTGGAGGAGGCCCTCGTCCTGGACCCGGAACGGCCCGAGGCCCACTACGGGCTTGGCTTCATCCATGAACGCAAGGGCGAGCTAGAGGCAGCGCGGGCCTCCTACGAGGCGGCCCTCCGGGGCAACCCCCGCATGGCCGAGGCCCACGATCGCCGGGGGTTCGTGCTGGGGCAGCTCGACCGCGTGGAGGAGGCGATCGCGGAGTTCAAGAGCGCGGTGGCGCTCAAGCCCGATCTCTTCGACGCCCAGTACCACCTGGGGGCCACCCTCTGGTGGACGAAGAAGCCGGAGGCCCGGGGTCCGCTCGAAAGGGCGGTGACCCTGCGGCCGGACCACGCCGAAGCCCGCTTCTACCTGGCCCTGGTCCTGAAGCAGGACGGGGACCTGGCCAAGGCGGTCGAGCACCTCCGCCGCGTGGTCAAGACGAGCCCTCGGCTCGGGCCCGCCCGCCTGCAGCTCGGCCTCGCCCTCCAAGAGCAGGGAGACCTCCCGGATGCGGTGGCCGAGCTCCGGAAGGCCCTAGAGCTCGACCCCCTCTCGGCGGAGGCCGCCAACAGCCTGGGCCTCGCCCTCATCCAGAAGGGGGAGGCGGACGAAGCGGTGACGACGCTCCAGGCGCTCGTGGCTCGGCATCCCGACTTCCTGGTGGGCCGCCACAATCTGGGCAGCGCCCTCCTGCAAAGAGCGGACCTAGACGGCGCCATAGCCGTCTACCGGGACCTGGCCCAGCGCGCGCCCGACAACGCGGAGGCCTTTTACAACCTCGGCTTGGCCCTCAAGCAGAAAGACGACTTCAAGGCCGCGGAGGCCGAGCTCCGCACGGCCATGGCCCTCGATCCCAAGCTGCCGGAGGCGCCCTACACCCTGGCCGTGATGCTCTGGCAAACCGGGCGCCCGGCGGAGGCCCTCCCCCTCCTGCAAAGGGTGATCGATCTCAAACCCGACTACGCGGAAGCCCACTTCGTGCTCGGCACCGTGCTCAAGCAGCAGGGCGACGCCGAGGCCGCGCTCAAGGAGTTCCGCGAGACAATCAAGTACCAGCCGAGCTCGGCGGAGGCTCATTTGAGCCTCGGCCAGGTCCTCCAGCAGAAGAAGGACGCCACGGGGGCCGCGGCCGCCTTCAACGAAGCGGACCGGCTGCGCCGCAAGAAGGCGGACGCGCAGGCGGCCGCCCTGGCTGTGGGGGTGGGCCTGCAGAGACTGAAGAGCCGCGATCCGGCGGGAGCGATGGACCGCTTCCGCGAGGCCGTGCGCCTCGACCCTGAGAACGCCCAGGCCCATTTCCAGCTGGCCCTCGCCCTCGCCGCCACCGGGGCGCGGGAGGAGGCCCGCGCGCATTTCCAGACTGCGCACCGGCTGGCTCCCTACCTCCAGGCCCCGGAGCCGGCGCGTCCGTGA
- a CDS encoding CRTAC1 family protein, producing MSARLTRPLGLGLGLLALWLGGRGRAFPQAGEPLGFAFKNVAREAGLDAVTVFGGQKTNKYLLETTGCGVAFLDYDNDGWLDVFLVNGTTLEGFPKGKEPTSHLYHNRGDSTFEDVTAKAGLGGSGWGQGVCVGDYDNDGYEDIFVTYWGQNHLYHNRGDGTFEDVTEKAGLRNSRLRWGTGCAFLDYDRDGRLDLFVANYIDIDLKTTATPDTGLCRYKGVPVACGPPGLPGGKNVLYHNRGDGTFEDVSEKAGITKASGTYGLGVSTLDFDDDGWTDLYVANDSNPAALYRNNHDGTFTDIAVAAGCAYSQDGKPQAGMGVGIGDYDHNGTRDIFKTNFAGDTSTLYANTGDGLCEDRTFAAGLGINTRWLGWGAGFVDLANRGWLDLFLVNGHVYPEVEQLKTEAPYKQRKVVYRNLGNGRFEDITEALGPPATTPKAGRGCAFGDFDNDGSVDVVINNVHDTPDLFRTLPQNRNHWITVKLVGRQSNRSAIGARLRCQTGPLVQTQEVIGGGSYASQNDLRVHFGLALSTTVDRLEVRWPNGREELWRGLPVDRILTLQEGAGRAKGDDR from the coding sequence GTGAGCGCGCGCCTGACGCGCCCTCTCGGGCTGGGCCTGGGTCTCCTGGCTCTCTGGTTGGGCGGACGCGGGCGGGCCTTTCCCCAGGCGGGCGAGCCGCTCGGCTTCGCGTTCAAGAACGTGGCTCGGGAGGCGGGGCTCGACGCCGTGACCGTCTTCGGGGGCCAGAAGACCAACAAGTACCTTCTGGAGACCACGGGGTGCGGCGTGGCCTTCCTGGACTATGACAACGACGGCTGGCTCGACGTTTTCCTCGTGAACGGCACCACCCTCGAGGGCTTTCCCAAGGGGAAGGAGCCCACCAGCCACCTCTACCACAACCGGGGCGACAGCACCTTCGAGGACGTGACGGCCAAGGCGGGGCTGGGGGGGAGCGGATGGGGCCAGGGTGTCTGCGTGGGCGACTACGACAACGACGGCTACGAGGACATTTTCGTGACCTACTGGGGCCAGAACCACCTCTACCATAACCGGGGCGACGGCACCTTCGAGGACGTCACGGAAAAGGCCGGGCTCCGAAACTCCCGCCTCCGCTGGGGCACGGGCTGCGCCTTCCTGGACTACGACCGGGACGGACGCCTCGACCTTTTCGTGGCCAACTACATCGACATCGACCTCAAGACCACCGCCACCCCCGACACCGGCCTCTGCCGCTACAAGGGGGTGCCGGTGGCTTGCGGGCCCCCCGGCCTGCCCGGGGGCAAGAACGTGCTCTACCACAACCGGGGGGACGGGACCTTCGAGGATGTCTCCGAGAAGGCGGGGATCACGAAGGCCAGCGGCACCTACGGCCTGGGCGTCAGCACCCTGGATTTCGACGACGACGGCTGGACCGACCTCTACGTGGCCAACGACTCCAACCCCGCCGCCCTCTATCGCAACAACCACGACGGCACCTTCACCGACATCGCGGTCGCGGCGGGCTGCGCCTACAGCCAGGACGGCAAGCCCCAGGCCGGGATGGGGGTGGGGATCGGGGACTACGACCACAACGGGACGCGGGACATCTTCAAGACCAACTTCGCGGGCGACACCTCCACCCTCTACGCCAATACCGGGGACGGGCTCTGCGAGGACCGGACATTCGCGGCCGGGCTCGGAATCAACACCCGCTGGCTGGGCTGGGGGGCGGGCTTCGTGGACCTCGCGAATCGCGGCTGGCTCGACCTGTTCCTGGTCAACGGCCATGTCTACCCGGAGGTGGAGCAGCTCAAGACGGAGGCCCCGTACAAGCAGCGCAAGGTCGTCTACCGCAACCTCGGGAACGGGCGGTTCGAGGACATAACGGAGGCGCTCGGCCCCCCCGCCACCACCCCCAAGGCCGGCCGCGGCTGCGCCTTTGGCGATTTCGACAACGACGGCAGCGTGGACGTGGTCATCAACAACGTCCACGACACGCCCGACCTGTTCCGCACCCTCCCCCAGAACCGCAATCACTGGATCACCGTGAAGCTGGTGGGGAGGCAATCGAATCGCAGCGCGATCGGGGCGCGTCTGCGCTGCCAGACGGGGCCCCTCGTCCAGACCCAGGAGGTGATCGGAGGGGGCAGCTACGCATCCCAGAACGACCTGCGCGTTCACTTCGGCCTCGCCCTTTCCACCACCGTGGACCGGCTGGAGGTGCGCTGGCCGAACGGCCGCGAGGAGTTATGGCGGGGTCTCCCCGTCGACCGCATCCTCACCCTCCAGGAGGGCGCCGGCCGCGCCAAAGGAGACGACCGGTGA
- a CDS encoding ATP-binding protein, translating into MTTLPARAGWLTVLSLAAVAAVNLAGAWQIAAARRVAAEEAGRVFSAETAARARALDGRLSATRADLGFLASSEPIASLDRAPGSGDGPWRRAGAESALLLFLRGHPEVIRLVVRSPRGEPLVQTGRRGGVPVLWVSASPTGEEGAALDPRRPRLTTRLSGLEAEIAPSALLPSGEDRPADAPACRLRDGAGTLLARSPGLGSAPARSGDLIAEGVVAGEGWSAPSPWTLACAQPQGLAASLVEPVAARYRTTLVLNLVVMGLAFLLGGFAVQEARRRERLEGAAREEARVRELERQLFHAERLTTVGRLAAGIAHEINNPLEGMGNYLSLAREELSRGDGAGAERHLSRVREGLERIAAVVRQVLAHADPATAPQIPVDLNQVLKESEEFVSSRPEFGQIRFGLELLPGPLLVRASPVMLGQVAVNLVINACEAQPRGGEVSLRSRREGAQALAEIADRGPGVPPADRQRIFEPFYSTKDSTGLGLSICHSIVRQHQGQLTVLPREGGGAVFRLALPALEV; encoded by the coding sequence ATGACGACCCTGCCGGCCCGGGCGGGATGGCTCACCGTCCTCTCTCTCGCCGCCGTGGCCGCCGTCAACCTCGCCGGCGCCTGGCAGATCGCGGCCGCGCGCCGGGTGGCGGCGGAGGAGGCGGGCCGGGTCTTCTCGGCCGAGACCGCGGCCCGGGCCCGGGCTCTGGACGGGCGGCTCTCCGCCACGCGGGCCGATCTGGGCTTCTTGGCCAGCTCCGAACCCATCGCCAGCCTCGACCGCGCGCCCGGCTCGGGCGACGGACCCTGGCGCCGGGCGGGGGCAGAAAGCGCCCTCCTCCTCTTCCTGCGCGGTCATCCCGAGGTCATCCGCCTCGTCGTTCGCTCCCCGCGCGGGGAGCCGCTCGTGCAGACGGGACGGCGGGGGGGAGTGCCGGTGCTCTGGGTCTCCGCGAGCCCCACGGGCGAGGAGGGGGCGGCCCTCGACCCGCGCCGGCCCCGGCTCACCACCCGGCTCTCCGGGCTCGAGGCCGAGATCGCTCCTTCCGCCCTCCTCCCCAGCGGGGAGGACAGGCCCGCGGATGCCCCCGCCTGCCGCCTGCGCGACGGGGCGGGCACGCTCCTCGCCCGCTCCCCCGGACTGGGCTCGGCCCCCGCCCGGAGCGGAGACCTCATCGCGGAGGGCGTGGTGGCCGGGGAGGGCTGGTCCGCGCCCTCGCCTTGGACTCTCGCCTGCGCGCAGCCCCAGGGCCTGGCCGCTTCGCTGGTGGAGCCCGTGGCCGCGCGCTACCGCACCACCTTGGTCCTGAACCTGGTCGTGATGGGCCTCGCCTTCCTGCTCGGGGGCTTCGCGGTCCAGGAGGCCCGCCGGCGGGAGCGGCTGGAGGGGGCGGCCCGGGAGGAGGCACGGGTGCGTGAGCTCGAGCGGCAGCTCTTCCACGCCGAGCGGCTCACGACCGTGGGCCGGCTGGCGGCGGGGATCGCCCATGAGATCAACAACCCCCTCGAGGGGATGGGCAACTACCTGAGCCTCGCCCGGGAGGAACTCTCGCGGGGGGACGGGGCGGGCGCGGAGCGGCACCTGAGCCGGGTGCGGGAGGGACTGGAGCGGATCGCGGCCGTCGTCCGCCAGGTCCTGGCCCACGCCGATCCCGCCACCGCTCCCCAGATACCGGTGGACCTCAACCAGGTGCTCAAGGAGAGCGAGGAGTTCGTGAGCTCGCGGCCGGAGTTCGGGCAGATCCGCTTTGGCCTCGAGCTCCTCCCGGGTCCTCTTCTGGTTCGCGCCAGTCCGGTCATGCTGGGCCAGGTGGCGGTCAACCTCGTGATCAATGCCTGCGAGGCCCAGCCCCGGGGGGGCGAGGTGAGCCTGCGCTCCCGCCGTGAAGGGGCGCAGGCGCTGGCCGAGATCGCGGACCGGGGGCCCGGGGTGCCTCCCGCCGACCGCCAGCGCATCTTCGAGCCGTTCTATTCCACCAAGGACTCGACCGGCCTCGGGCTCTCGATCTGCCATTCCATCGTCCGGCAGCACCAGGGTCAGCTCACGGTGCTGCCCCGGGAGGGGGGCGGGGCAGTCTTCCGCTTGGCCCTCCCCGCCCTCGAGGTTTGA
- a CDS encoding sigma-54 dependent transcriptional regulator has product MTARKASRGRVLVVEDEAYVRDSLVEILRARGYDVEGTGSVADALARLARAPVDMVLTDLRMPDADGLELVRRVQASTADLPVVVLTGHGTVASAVECLKAGASEYILKPVDPEALDVALQKALAARALRREVRYLRSAVGETTAAVGESPAWRRVVAMAEAAAPADATVLLLGESGTGKELLARLLHRRSPRSSGPFVRVNCAAVPLEMWESEFFGHRKGSFTGASTDREGRFQLADGGTLLLDEVGAMPAAGQAKLLRVIQDGEFDRLGDEQPSRVDVRVVAATNSDLQGEVAGGRFRADLYHRLDVVRIAVPPLRERSEDIDLLARRFADEIAARLGRPAPPLGPETLARLRAYSWPGNVRELRNVIERALILDPEGGLEALDLVPAGALAPPAPGREGDLNLRAALGRLEREMLLEALKSAGGVRKEAARRLGVDPRNLAYYLRKHGLEPGPADPE; this is encoded by the coding sequence ATGACCGCCCGGAAAGCGTCGCGTGGCCGCGTGCTCGTCGTCGAGGACGAGGCCTACGTCCGGGACTCGCTGGTGGAGATCCTGCGGGCCCGGGGATACGACGTGGAGGGGACGGGGTCCGTGGCCGACGCCCTCGCCCGGCTGGCCCGGGCGCCGGTGGACATGGTCCTGACGGACTTGCGGATGCCGGACGCCGACGGCCTGGAGCTGGTGCGACGGGTCCAGGCCTCGACGGCCGACTTGCCGGTGGTGGTCTTGACCGGGCATGGAACCGTAGCCTCCGCGGTGGAGTGTCTGAAGGCGGGAGCCAGCGAGTACATCCTGAAGCCGGTGGATCCGGAAGCCCTGGACGTGGCCCTGCAGAAGGCGCTGGCCGCCCGGGCCCTCCGCCGGGAGGTTCGCTACCTCCGAAGCGCGGTGGGGGAGACCACGGCCGCGGTGGGCGAGAGCCCGGCCTGGCGGCGGGTGGTGGCCATGGCGGAGGCGGCGGCCCCCGCCGACGCCACCGTCCTCCTGCTGGGCGAATCGGGCACGGGCAAGGAGCTGCTGGCCCGGCTCCTGCACCGCCGGAGCCCGCGCTCCTCCGGGCCTTTCGTGCGCGTCAACTGCGCGGCGGTGCCGCTCGAGATGTGGGAGAGCGAATTCTTTGGCCACCGAAAGGGCTCTTTCACGGGGGCTTCCACGGACCGCGAGGGGCGCTTCCAGCTCGCCGACGGTGGCACCCTCCTCCTCGACGAGGTGGGGGCGATGCCCGCGGCCGGCCAGGCCAAGCTCCTGCGCGTGATCCAGGACGGCGAGTTCGACCGGCTGGGTGACGAGCAGCCCAGCCGGGTGGATGTCCGGGTCGTGGCCGCCACCAACAGCGACCTCCAGGGGGAGGTGGCCGGGGGGCGGTTCCGGGCCGACCTCTATCACCGGCTGGACGTGGTTCGGATCGCGGTCCCGCCCCTCCGGGAGCGTTCCGAGGACATCGATCTGCTGGCCCGGAGGTTCGCGGATGAGATCGCGGCCCGCTTGGGCCGCCCCGCCCCTCCGCTGGGGCCAGAGACCCTCGCGCGCCTCCGGGCCTACTCCTGGCCGGGCAACGTGCGCGAGCTCAGGAACGTGATCGAACGCGCCCTCATCCTGGACCCGGAGGGCGGGCTCGAGGCCCTGGACCTCGTCCCCGCGGGGGCCCTGGCCCCGCCCGCCCCCGGCCGGGAGGGCGACCTCAACCTGCGCGCCGCCCTCGGCCGGCTGGAGCGCGAAATGCTTCTCGAGGCGCTGAAAAGCGCGGGCGGCGTTCGCAAGGAGGCCGCACGACGGCTGGGCGTCGATCCCCGTAACCTCGCCTACTACCTGCGCAAGCACGGCCTGGAGCCCGGCCCCGCGGACCCGGAGTAG
- a CDS encoding nitrilase-related carbon-nitrogen hydrolase produces MELIRYAAAACQTDLPNPIGRLEMKANTDRMLSMIDSAVAGSAPFLPVRLVVFPEFAHAAPVYPTLRELIEKLAVRVPNEHTERLHGKAREYGIYVQSGSMIEADPRWPDLVFNTTCLIGPEGILYKYRKVNPWIPYEVHASPHDVPDFPEPLFPVAETPLGRIGCAICYDWIFPEAIRQLAANGAEVLLRVSAYMDPWGATDPMDWWTIVNRCRALENMAYVVAANQGASLKRYPPYSWPGGSQIVDFDGRLLAQASPGPGERIVVAPIDISALRHERATRRGHHMLAHLRTEAYPVYRRHLYPPEGMPGPLSYEGNNERIDAAKKAGPW; encoded by the coding sequence ATGGAGCTCATTCGCTACGCGGCCGCCGCCTGCCAGACCGACCTCCCGAATCCCATCGGCCGGCTCGAGATGAAGGCCAACACCGACCGCATGCTCTCCATGATCGACTCCGCGGTGGCGGGGAGCGCGCCCTTCCTGCCCGTGCGGCTGGTGGTGTTCCCGGAGTTCGCCCACGCCGCCCCCGTCTATCCCACCCTCCGGGAGCTGATCGAGAAGCTGGCCGTGCGGGTGCCGAACGAGCACACGGAGCGGCTCCACGGGAAGGCGCGCGAGTATGGGATCTACGTTCAGAGCGGCTCCATGATCGAAGCCGACCCGCGCTGGCCGGACCTGGTCTTCAACACCACCTGCCTCATCGGGCCGGAAGGGATCCTCTACAAGTACCGCAAGGTGAACCCCTGGATCCCCTACGAGGTCCACGCGAGCCCCCACGACGTGCCCGACTTTCCGGAGCCCCTCTTCCCGGTGGCGGAGACGCCGCTGGGCCGCATCGGCTGCGCCATCTGCTACGACTGGATCTTCCCGGAGGCGATCCGCCAGCTCGCCGCCAACGGGGCGGAGGTGCTCCTGCGCGTCTCCGCCTACATGGATCCCTGGGGGGCCACCGACCCCATGGACTGGTGGACGATCGTTAACCGCTGCCGGGCCCTCGAGAACATGGCCTACGTGGTGGCCGCTAACCAGGGGGCGAGCCTCAAGCGCTACCCGCCTTACTCCTGGCCGGGGGGGAGCCAGATCGTCGACTTCGACGGCCGCCTGCTCGCCCAGGCCTCTCCCGGCCCCGGCGAGCGGATCGTGGTGGCGCCCATCGACATCTCCGCGCTGCGGCACGAGCGGGCCACTCGGCGCGGCCACCACATGCTCGCCCACCTGCGGACGGAGGCCTATCCCGTCTACCGGCGGCACCTCTACCCGCCGGAAGGTATGCCTGGACCGCTCTCCTACGAGGGAAACAACGAGAGGATCGATGCCGCCAAGAAGGCCGGCCCATGGTAG